A genomic region of uncultured Roseibium sp. contains the following coding sequences:
- a CDS encoding fumarate hydratase encodes MNAPVTPPEYHHSALFPQNEDQTPYRKLTSDYVSTAEFNGEKVLMVDPEGLRLLAEEAFKDINHYLRPGHLEQLKKILDDPEATENDKFVAFDLLKNANIASHGVLPMCQDTGTAIIMGKKGRRVWTKGGDEAALGEGARDAYFKKNLRYSQLAPISMFEEKNTASNMPAQIELYAEGEDAYKFLFMAKGGGSANKTFLFQGTPSLLTHDRMIDFLKEKILTLGTAACPPYHLAIVIGGTSAEMNLKTAKLASARYLDGLPTGGSESGHAFRDLAMEEEIHKLTQATGVGAQFGGKYFCHDVRVIRLPRHGASLPIGLAVSCSADRQAVGKITKDGVFLEQLEMQPEKYLPEVTDDALSDNVVKIDLTRPMSEILGELSKYPVKTRLSLTGPLIVARDLAHSKLRDRLESGEPLPDYFKNHPIYYAGPAKTPDGMPSGSFGPTTAGRMDAYADQFQAAGGSMVMLAKGNRSAQVRRACQAHGGFYLGSIGGPAARLAQDCIKKVEVVEFEELGMEAIWKIEVEDFPAFIVIDDKGNDFFKELNLG; translated from the coding sequence ATGAACGCTCCCGTGACCCCTCCCGAATATCACCACAGCGCACTCTTCCCGCAGAACGAGGATCAGACCCCGTACCGCAAGCTGACATCCGACTATGTCAGCACCGCCGAATTCAACGGTGAAAAAGTGCTCATGGTCGATCCGGAGGGGCTCCGCCTGCTGGCCGAAGAAGCGTTCAAGGACATCAATCACTACCTCCGGCCCGGCCACCTGGAACAGCTGAAGAAAATTCTCGACGATCCGGAAGCAACCGAAAATGACAAGTTCGTCGCCTTCGATCTTCTGAAAAACGCAAACATCGCCTCGCACGGCGTGCTGCCGATGTGCCAGGACACCGGCACTGCAATCATCATGGGCAAGAAAGGCCGCAGGGTTTGGACCAAGGGCGGCGACGAAGCCGCCCTCGGCGAAGGCGCCCGGGACGCCTATTTCAAGAAGAACCTTCGCTATTCCCAGCTCGCGCCGATCTCCATGTTCGAGGAGAAAAACACCGCGAGCAACATGCCGGCGCAGATCGAGCTTTATGCCGAAGGCGAAGACGCCTACAAGTTCCTGTTCATGGCCAAGGGCGGCGGTTCGGCGAACAAGACGTTCCTCTTCCAGGGCACGCCCTCGCTTCTCACCCATGACCGCATGATCGATTTCCTGAAGGAAAAGATCCTGACGCTCGGCACGGCCGCCTGCCCGCCCTATCACCTGGCGATCGTGATAGGCGGCACCTCGGCTGAAATGAACCTCAAGACGGCCAAACTCGCCTCTGCCAGGTACCTCGACGGACTGCCGACGGGCGGTTCGGAAAGCGGCCACGCATTTCGTGACCTTGCCATGGAAGAGGAAATCCACAAGCTCACGCAGGCAACGGGCGTCGGAGCCCAGTTTGGCGGCAAATATTTCTGCCACGACGTCCGCGTGATCCGCCTGCCCCGTCACGGGGCGTCGCTGCCCATCGGCCTGGCGGTCTCCTGCTCGGCGGACCGGCAGGCCGTCGGCAAGATCACGAAGGACGGTGTTTTCCTCGAGCAGCTGGAAATGCAGCCTGAAAAATACCTTCCGGAAGTGACCGACGACGCGCTGTCCGACAATGTCGTGAAAATCGACCTGACCCGGCCAATGTCCGAAATTCTGGGTGAGTTGAGCAAGTATCCGGTCAAGACGCGGCTGTCCCTTACCGGTCCTTTGATCGTGGCCCGCGACCTCGCGCACTCCAAGCTGCGCGACCGTCTTGAAAGCGGCGAACCGCTGCCGGACTATTTCAAGAACCACCCGATCTACTATGCGGGCCCGGCGAAAACACCGGACGGCATGCCGTCCGGCTCCTTCGGACCAACCACGGCCGGGCGGATGGACGCTTATGCCGATCAGTTCCAGGCAGCCGGCGGCTCCATGGTCATGCTGGCAAAGGGCAACCGCTCGGCGCAGGTCCGCAGGGCCTGTCAGGCCCATGGCGGCTTCTATCTCGGTTCCATCGGCGGACCGGCAGCCCGTCTTGCCCAGGACTGCATCAAGAAGGTCGAGGTCGTCGAATTCGAGGAACTCGGCATGGAAGCCATCTGGAAAATCGAGGTCGAGGACTTCCCGGCCTTCATCGTCATCGATGACAAGGGCAACGACTTCTTCAAGGAGCTGAATTTGGGCTGA